Proteins from one Mus caroli chromosome 3, CAROLI_EIJ_v1.1, whole genome shotgun sequence genomic window:
- the LOC110291318 gene encoding guanylate-binding protein 5 yields MAPEIHMPEPMCLIGNTEGQLVTNQEALKILSAITQPVVVVAIVGLYRTGKSYLMNKLAGKENGFSVGSTVQSHTKGIWMWCVPHPQKQDHTLVLLDTEGLGDVEKDDEKNDTQIIALAILLSSTFVYNTMNKIDQGAIDLLHNVTELTDLLRTRNSSDSNQTEGEGPADMSFFPDLVWTLRDFFLDLEANGHAITSDEYLENSLKLKQGSDERTQTFNLPRLCIQKFFPVKKCFVFDAPALGSKLSQLPTLSNEELNSDFVQDVSEFCSHIFTHSKTKTLPGGIQVNGPRLESLVLTYVDAINSGALPSIENTVVTLARRENSAAVQKAIGHYDQLMSEKVQLPTETLQELLDLHRTCEREAIEIFRKHSFKDEDECFQKELENLLSAKQDEICKKNVDASAALCSTLLLSIFKPLEQEVAQEFYHKPGGHKLFLQRMEELKANYRQQPGKGTQAEEVLQTYLNAKETVSHTILQTDQVLTDKEIQRKAEQERTEAARLEAQRLEAIRIQEEQRKAEIERQHQEQLWQIAMEKARFAREQERILKQRAQEEADRIKAKQEAERRALQQQLQHLRDTRYHCRHPDCVIS; encoded by the exons ATGGCCCCAGAGATTCACATGCCAGAACCCATGTGCCTCATTGGGAACACCGAGGGACAACTAGTAACTAACCAGGAAGCCCTGAAGATTCTGTCTGCCATCACACAGCCAGTGGTGGTGGTAGCCATTGTGGGTCTTTATCGCACAGGCAAATCCTACCTGATGAACAAGCTGGCTGGGAAGGAGAACG GCTTTTCTGTTGGATCCACTGTACAGTCTCACACCAAGGGGATCTGGATGTGgtgtgtgccccacccccaaaagcaAGATCACACTTTGGTTCTGCTTGATACTGAAGGACTGGGAGATGTGGAGAAG GATGATGAAAAGAATGATACTCAGATCATTGCACTAGCAATCCTCCTCAGTAGCACCTTTGTATACAACACCATGAACAAAATTGACCAGGGGGCTATTGACCTATTGCA CAATGTGACAGAACTGACAGACTTGCTCCGGACAAGAAACTCCTCTGATTCCAATCAAACTGAGGGTGAGGGACCTGCTGACATGAGCTTCTTCCCAGACTTGGTGTGGACTCTGAGAGATTTCTTCCTGGACCTGGAAGCCAATGGGCATGCCATCACATCAGATGAATATCTGGAGAATTCACTGAAGCTGAAGCAAG GTAGTGATGAAAGAACTCAAACATTCAATCTACCGCGGCTGTGCATACAGAAGTTCTTCCCAGTaaagaaatgctttgtttttGACGCTCCTGCTCTTGGAAGTAAGCTTTCCCAGCTTCCAACACTCAGCAACGAGGAGCTGAATTCAGATTTTGTGCAGGACGTTTCAGAATTCTGTTCTCACATCTTCACCCATTCTAAGACCAAGACTCTTCCAGGAGGCATCCAGGTCAACGGGCCTC gTCTAGAAAGCCTGGTGCTGACTTATGTCGATGCCATCAACAGCGGGGCTCTGCCTTCCATAGAGAACACAGTGGTAACCTTGGCCCGGAGGGAGAACTCGGCAGCAGTGCAAAAGGCCATTGGTCACTATGATCAGCTGATGAGCGAGAAGGTGCAGCTGCCCACAGAGACTCTCCAGGAGCTGCTGGACCTGCACCGGACCTGTGAGCGAGAGGCCATAGAAATCTTCAGGAAGCATTCTTTCAAGGATGAGGATGAGTGTTTCCAGAAAGAATTGGAG AACCTACTAAGTGCAAAGCAGGATGAGATTTGTAAGAAGAACGTGGATGCTTCTGCAGCCCTCTGCTCAACCCTACTTCTGAGTATTTTTAAGCCTCTGGAACAAGAGGTGGCACAGGAGTTCTATCACAAACCAGGAGGCCACAAGCTCTTCCTTCAGAGGATGGAAGAGCTAAAGGCAAATTACCGTCAGCAGCCAGGGAAGGGAACACAG GCTGAGGAAGTGCTGCAGACCTATTTGAACGCCAAAGAAACAGTGAGCCATACAATTCTACAAACAGACCAGGTTCTCACAGACAAGGAGATCCAGAGGAAAG cGGAGCAAGAAAGAACAGAGGCTGCCCGGCTTGAAGCACAGAGGTTGGAGGCTATTCGCATCCAGGAAGagcaaaggaaagcagagatagagagacagcaTCAAGAGCAACTGTGGCAAATAGCGATGGAGAAGGCAAGATTTGCGCGAGAGCAAGAGAGGATCCTGAAGCAGAGGGCCCAG GAAGAGGCTGATAGAATCAAGGCAAAGCAGGAAGCTGAACGCAGAGCACTTCAACAGCAGCTCCAACACTTGAGGGACACGAGGTACCACTGTAGACATCCCGACTGTGTTATAAGCTAA